A genomic stretch from Styela clava chromosome 5, kaStyClav1.hap1.2, whole genome shotgun sequence includes:
- the LOC120344108 gene encoding uncharacterized protein LOC120344108, translating into MESTENIFPCLICDENFSSGPSLEKHMFLHINHGTGDLSEYATNNIVGTSLPVNPEKPDGKDNISGYSRDVPFACQQCGKNFKSNSHLNVHMRTHAVEKPYICKQSGKCFSQQCNLKVHTRTHTGEKPYVCKQCGKCFVKSSDLHRHERIHTGEKPYVCKQCGKGFSQSSSLQDHILTHTREKPHVCKQCGKRFSRLSNLHVHKRIHTGEKPYVCKQCGKGFVKSSDLHRHERIHTGEKPYVCKQCGKGYSQSSHLRVHEQSHTGTKPWTISRKWM; encoded by the coding sequence ATGGAATCCACTGAAAACATATTTCCCTGCCTTATCTGTGATGAAAACTTTTCATCAGGCCCCAGTTTGGAAAAGCATATGTTTTTGCACATTAACCATGGAACTGGCGATTTAAGCGAATACGCAACTAACAACATTGTGGGAACTAGTCTGCCTGTCAACCCTGAGAAGCCTGACGGAAAGGACAATATCAGTGGCTACAGCAGAGATGTACCATTTGCTTGCCAACAATGTGGAAAGAACTTCAAATCAAATTCGCATTTGAATGTGCATATGAGAACTCACGCGGTTGAAAAACCTTATATATGTAAACAAAGTGGGAAGTGTTTTTCACAACAATGTAATTTAAAAGTGCATAcgcgaactcatactggagaaaaaccatatgtttgtaaacaatgtggaaagtgtTTTGTGAAGTCATCTGATTTACATAGGCATGAGCGAATTCATACTGgggagaaaccttatgtttgtaaacaatgtggtaaGGGTTTTTCGCAATCATCTAGTTTACAAGATCATATACTAACTCATACTAGAGAGAAACCTCATGTTTGCAAGCAATGTGGAAAACGTTTTTCACGATTGTCTAATTTACATGTACATAAGCGAATTCATACTGgggagaaaccttatgtttgtaaacaatgtggtaaGGGTTTTGTGAAGTCATCTGATTTACATAGGCATGAGCGAATTCATACTGgggagaaaccttatgtttgtaaacaatgtggtaaGGGTTATTCGCAATCATCTCATTTACGAGTGCATGAGCAATCTCATACTGGAACGAAACCTTGGACAATATCGCGAAAGTGGATGTGA
- the LOC120344099 gene encoding uncharacterized protein LOC120344099, with protein MQERGPADKIEILHNCEQINTTTKLDVKLQTQSLVHTNITSGSNLQTNNRGKPFICQRCGKSFKVKQNVDRHMKSHTEEKSYNCKLCGKCFLRLSHLKAHERTHTGEKPYACQQCGKRFKKISHLSEHELIHIGEKPHICKQCGKDFSRLSNLRAHERTHTGEKPYICKLCGKCFSRSSHLKGHGRTHTGDKPYVCGLCSKGFSRLDHLKGHERTHTGEKPYACQQCEKQFSNLRSLRNHKQTHT; from the coding sequence ATGCAGGAGAGAGGCCCGgctgataaaattgaaatactGCATAATTGTGAGCAAATCAACACAACCACTAAACTGGATGTGAAATTACAAACCCAGTCACTTGTTCATACCAACATCACATCAGGATCTAATTTACAAACCAACAATAGAGGTAAACCATTTATCTGTCAGCGATGTGGAAAGAGCTTCAAAGTGAAGCAGAATGTAGACAGGCATATGAAAAGTCATACCGAAGAGAAATCCTATAATTGTAAACTATGTGGGAAGTGTTTTTTACGATTATCCCATCTAAAAGCTCATGAACGAACTCACactggagaaaaaccttatGCCTGTCAACAATGTGGAAAgcgttttaaaaaaatatctcatTTAAGTGAGCATGAGCTAATTCACATTGGAGAGAAACCacatatttgtaaacaatgtggaaaagaTTTTTCACGATTATCTAATTTACGAGCGCATGAGCGAAcccatactggagagaaaccatATATTTGTAAACTATGTGGGAAGTGTTTTTCACGATCATCCCATCTGAAAGGGCATGGACGAACTCACACAGGAGATAAACCGTACGTTTGTGGACTATGTAGCAAGGGATTTTCACGATTGGATCATCTAAAAGGGCATGAGCGAACTCACactggagaaaaaccttatgcttgtcaacaatgtgaaaaacaatTCTCAAATTTACGTAGTTTACGTAATCACAAGCAAACTCACACATGA
- the LOC120344082 gene encoding uncharacterized protein LOC120344082 yields the protein MESTENIFPCLICDENFSSGPSLEKHMFLHINHGTGDSSEYATNNIVGTSLPVNPEKPDGKDNISGYSRDEPFACQQCGKNFKSKWHLNVHMRTHAVEKPYICKRCGKCFSQQCNLKVHTRTHTGEKPYVCKQCGKCFVKSFDLHRHERIHTGEKPYVCKQCGKSFSQSSHLQDHILTHTGEKPHVCKQCGKRFSHLSHLHVHERFHTGEKPYVCKQCGKGFVRSYDLHVHERIHTGEKRYVCKQCGKGFVRSSDLPRHERIHTGEKPYVCKQCGRDFVMSSDLQVHERIHTGVKPYVCKQCGRDFVESSDLQVHERIHTGVKPYVCKQCGRDFVESSDLQVHERIHTGEKPYVCVICGKGFVKSSDLHRHKRIHTGEKPYVCTQCERCFSDLSNLRAHERTHKLFA from the coding sequence ATGGAATCCACTGAAAACATATTTCCCTGCCTTATCTGTGATGAAAACTTTTCATCAGGCCCCAGTTTGGAAAAGCATATGTTTTTGCACATTAACCATGGAACTGGCGATTCGAGCGAATACGCAACTAACAACATTGTGGGAACTAGTCTGCCTGTCAACCCTGAGAAGCCTGACGGAAAGGACAATATCAGTGGCTACAGCAGAGATGAACCATTTGCTTGCCAACAATGTGGAAAGAACTTCAAATCAAAGTGGCATTTAAATGTGCATATGAGAACTCACGCGGTTGAAAAACCTTATATATGTAAACGATGTGGGAAGTGTTTTTCACAACAATGTAATTTAAAAGTGCATAcgcgaactcatactggagaaaaaccatatgtttgtaaacaatgtggaaagtgtTTTGTGAAGTCATTTGATTTACATAGGCATGAGCGAATTCATACTGgggagaaaccttatgtttgtaaacaatgtggtaaAAGTTTTTCGCAATCATCTCATTTACAAGATCATATACtaactcatactggagagaaacctcaTGTTTGCAAGCAATGTGGAAAACGTTTTTCACATTTGTCTCATTTACATGTGCATGAGCGATTTCATACTGgggagaaaccttatgtttgtaaacaatgtggtaaAGGTTTTGTGAGGTCATATGATTTACATGTGCATGAGCGAATTCATACTGGGGAGAAACGTTATGTTTGCAAACAATGTGGTAAAGGTTTTGTGAGGTCATCTGATTTACCTAGGCATGAGCGAATTCATACTGgggagaaaccttatgtttgcaAACAATGTGGTAGAGATTTTGTGATGTCATCTGATTTACAAGTGCATGAGCGAATTCATACTGGGGTGAAACCTTATGTTTGCAAACAATGTGGTAGAGATTTTGTGGAGTCATCTGATTTACAAGTGCATGAGCGAATTCATACTGGGGTGAAACCTTATGTTTGCAAACAATGTGGTAGAGATTTTGTGGAGTCATCTGATTTACAAGTGCATGAGCGaattcatactggagagaaaccttatgtttgtgtaATATGTGGTAAAGGTTTTGTAAAGTCATCTGATTTACATAGACATAAGCGaattcatactggagagaaGCCTTATGTTTGTACACAATGTGAAAGGTGTTTTtcagatttatcaaatttacgTGCACATGAGCGAACTCATAAACTTTTTGCATAA